A single Longimicrobium sp. DNA region contains:
- a CDS encoding 23S rRNA (pseudouridine(1915)-N(3))-methyltransferase RlmH codes for MKVTVAAVGKVRGMLADALAEYETRTRRYFAFDAAEVKEEPYRRTGDAGRVRDEEGKRLLARVAQGAHVVALHETGKQWTSVQLAEFLGELALQGSPGAAFLIGGAYGLSDEVLARAAVRLSLSAMTLTHELARLVLTEQLYRAGTIQRGEPYHKGREA; via the coding sequence ATGAAGGTCACCGTGGCGGCCGTGGGAAAGGTGCGCGGGATGCTGGCGGATGCCCTCGCCGAGTACGAGACGCGCACCCGCCGCTACTTCGCCTTCGACGCCGCGGAGGTGAAGGAGGAGCCGTACCGCCGCACGGGCGACGCCGGGCGCGTGCGTGACGAGGAGGGGAAGCGTCTCCTGGCCCGCGTTGCGCAGGGCGCGCACGTTGTGGCGCTGCACGAGACGGGGAAGCAGTGGACTTCCGTGCAGCTCGCGGAGTTCCTGGGCGAACTGGCGCTGCAGGGGAGCCCGGGGGCCGCCTTCCTGATCGGCGGGGCGTACGGGCTGTCGGACGAGGTGCTCGCGCGCGCGGCGGTGCGGCTTTCGCTCTCGGCGATGACGCTCACGCACGAGCTGGCGCGGCTGGTGCTCACGGAGCAGCTCTACCGCGCCGGGACCATCCAGCGCGGCGAGCCGTACCACAAGGGGCGCGAAGCCTGA
- a CDS encoding lysophospholipid acyltransferase family protein, whose product MSGTKLTRTQDFTAALGGTALDALMRTTSVRTEGEENFRQFWREKRPVVFTLWHGRLLPCTYHHRHQDVVTLVSHHRDGEYITRLVQKWGYTAVRGSSSRGGLDALRELVRHLRGGRSLAITPDGPRGPREKLKPGPLLAAQLTGAPIIPVASGASRASYFGGWDRFLIPHPFARLQIAYGEPVYVPRRADEAELQAVADEVEGRLGGLMRRVDQAW is encoded by the coding sequence GTGAGCGGGACGAAGCTGACGCGGACGCAGGACTTCACCGCGGCGCTCGGCGGCACGGCGCTGGACGCGCTGATGCGCACCACTTCCGTGCGCACCGAGGGCGAGGAGAACTTCCGCCAGTTCTGGCGCGAGAAGCGGCCGGTCGTGTTCACGCTGTGGCACGGGCGGCTGCTTCCCTGCACCTACCACCACCGCCATCAGGACGTCGTCACCCTCGTAAGCCACCACCGAGACGGCGAGTACATCACGCGGCTGGTGCAGAAGTGGGGGTACACGGCGGTGCGCGGCTCCAGCAGCCGCGGCGGGCTGGATGCGCTGCGCGAGCTCGTGCGCCATCTGCGCGGCGGCCGCTCGCTCGCCATCACCCCCGACGGCCCTCGCGGCCCGCGCGAGAAGCTGAAGCCCGGGCCTCTGCTCGCTGCGCAGCTCACCGGCGCGCCGATCATCCCGGTGGCATCCGGTGCGAGCCGCGCGTCGTACTTCGGGGGATGGGACCGGTTCCTGATCCCGCACCCCTTTGCGCGCCTCCAGATCGCGTACGGCGAGCCCGTGTACGTGCCGAGGCGGGCGGACGAGGCGGAGCTGCAGGCGGTGGCGGACGAGGTGGAGGGAAGGTTGGGGGGGTTGATGCGGAGGGTGGATCAGGCGTGGTGA
- the murJ gene encoding murein biosynthesis integral membrane protein MurJ encodes MSESDETIPFPARDRGEAQFSPEPDDPGAVEPDPAPKSPRAAPSGNRASATIAAGILLSRLAGLVREAVGAGYLGTSAYADAFRAGLRMPNILQNLLGEGTLSASFIPVYAELLHEGKEEEAGRVAGAVFALLFALAGVLALVGVLLAPVLTAVLLPGFQGERRELTIAITRIIFPMTGVLVLSAWSLGILNSHRKFFIPYVAPVLWNAAIIGALVAFGGRVGEYQLVVAAAWGALIGGVLQFGIQLPAVLRLERSLKIRWDLKLEGVRAAVRSAGPAIMGRGVVQLSSYADIVLASFLAEGAVSTFTYALTLYILPVSLFGMSVAAAELPELSRQRTAAHDVLRQRARDGLERIAFYVVPSFVAFIALGDVVVGALYQRGEFTRNDTLAVWVTLAGLTVGLLATTTSRLLSSTFFALRDTKTPARYATVRVVLSIVLGLLLMLTFERLVIGGVHLPGGWLADVRVGGKPLGPFGLALGAGIAAWIEWMLLKRSLRNRIGGVGARGGALARMFAAALAGAAAGWGVRTLIPGWGPLPMGVVVGGTFGAVYFAVTAMLGLEQSGALFKRFGRMLGR; translated from the coding sequence ATGAGCGAGAGCGACGAGACGATCCCTTTCCCCGCGCGCGACCGCGGCGAGGCGCAGTTCAGCCCGGAGCCGGACGACCCGGGCGCCGTGGAGCCCGATCCGGCACCCAAGTCGCCGCGCGCCGCGCCGTCCGGCAACCGCGCATCGGCCACGATCGCGGCGGGGATCCTCCTCAGCCGGCTCGCGGGGCTGGTGCGCGAGGCGGTGGGCGCGGGCTACCTGGGCACCTCCGCCTACGCGGACGCGTTCCGCGCGGGGCTGCGCATGCCCAACATCCTCCAGAACCTGCTGGGCGAGGGGACGCTGAGCGCGTCGTTCATCCCGGTCTACGCGGAGCTCCTGCACGAAGGGAAGGAGGAGGAGGCGGGGCGGGTGGCGGGCGCCGTCTTCGCGCTCCTCTTCGCCCTGGCGGGGGTGCTGGCGCTCGTCGGCGTGCTGCTGGCGCCGGTGCTCACGGCGGTCCTCCTCCCCGGGTTCCAGGGGGAGCGGCGGGAGCTCACCATCGCCATCACGCGCATCATCTTTCCGATGACCGGCGTGCTGGTGCTCTCCGCCTGGTCGCTCGGAATCCTGAACAGCCACCGCAAGTTCTTCATCCCGTACGTGGCGCCCGTGCTCTGGAACGCGGCCATCATCGGCGCGCTGGTGGCGTTCGGGGGCAGGGTAGGGGAGTACCAGCTGGTGGTGGCGGCGGCGTGGGGGGCGCTGATCGGCGGCGTGCTGCAGTTCGGGATCCAGCTTCCTGCGGTGCTGCGGCTGGAGCGCTCGCTCAAGATCCGCTGGGACCTGAAGCTGGAGGGGGTGCGCGCGGCGGTGAGGAGCGCCGGGCCCGCCATCATGGGGCGCGGCGTGGTGCAGCTGAGCAGCTACGCGGACATCGTGCTCGCCAGCTTCCTGGCCGAGGGCGCCGTCTCCACCTTCACCTACGCGCTGACGCTGTACATCCTCCCGGTGAGCCTCTTCGGCATGTCGGTGGCCGCCGCCGAGCTCCCCGAGCTCTCGCGCCAGCGCACCGCCGCGCACGACGTGCTCCGCCAGCGCGCCCGCGACGGGCTGGAGCGGATCGCCTTCTACGTGGTCCCCTCGTTCGTGGCGTTCATCGCGCTGGGTGACGTGGTGGTGGGGGCGCTCTACCAGCGCGGCGAGTTCACCCGCAACGACACGCTCGCCGTGTGGGTCACCCTCGCGGGCCTCACCGTCGGCCTGCTGGCGACCACGACGTCGCGCCTTCTCTCGTCCACCTTTTTCGCCCTCCGCGACACCAAGACGCCGGCGCGCTACGCCACGGTGCGGGTGGTGCTCTCCATCGTGCTCGGCCTGCTGCTGATGCTGACCTTCGAGCGCCTGGTGATCGGCGGGGTGCACCTGCCGGGCGGCTGGCTGGCGGACGTGCGGGTGGGCGGGAAGCCGCTGGGGCCGTTCGGGCTGGCGCTGGGCGCCGGCATCGCAGCGTGGATCGAGTGGATGCTGCTGAAGCGCTCGCTGCGCAATCGCATCGGCGGGGTGGGTGCGCGGGGCGGGGCGCTGGCGCGGATGTTCGCGGCCGCGCTGGCGGGCGCGGCCGCGGGGTGGGGCGTGCGCACGCTGATCCCCGGGTGGGGCCCGCTTCCGATGGGCGTGGTGGTGGGCGGCACCTTCGGCGCCGTGTACTTCGCCGTCACGGCGATGCTGGGGCTGGAGCAGTCCGGCGCGCTGTTCAAGCGGTTTGGGCGGATGCTGGGGCGGTAG
- the nadB gene encoding L-aspartate oxidase: MMRTDVVVVGSGIAGLFFALKVAKYGTVTLVTKKSRPESSTNWAQGGVAAVFGADDSVDLHVEDTLVAGAGLCHPDAVNVLVREGPLRVRELIELGVRFTQEGEDLSLGREGGHSRRRIVRAADLTGREIERGLLHAVAESPNITILENHAAVDLLTATDPGTLGERCCGVLVLDTEAGELKPFLARAVMLATGGCGQVYRHTTNPSIATGDGVAMAYRAGAKVANMEFVQFHPTALYPARDKTFLISEAVRGEGAVLRRTDGTAFMDGYHPLASLAPRDVVARAIDSEMKRSGDPFVHLDCSAIAPDEIRERFPNILRETAERGIDMLREPIPVVPAAHYLCGGVLTDTDGRSSVPGLYAAGETACTGVHGANRLASNSLLEALVFAHRAAERIGPQLAVTRMLEPAALPPHPAGEAASVEGLEEERERIRNIMWDLVGIVRSTARLAEAEARLRPIYALLNGLWAAARPTAELVEVRNVIQTALLIVRCAAQRHESRGLHFDEDRPFRDNEHSLRDTIIVR, from the coding sequence ATGATGCGCACCGACGTGGTCGTGGTGGGAAGCGGGATCGCGGGGCTCTTCTTCGCGCTCAAGGTGGCGAAGTACGGCACCGTCACGCTCGTCACCAAGAAGAGCCGCCCCGAGTCCAGCACCAACTGGGCGCAGGGCGGTGTGGCCGCCGTCTTCGGCGCGGACGACTCCGTGGATCTGCACGTCGAGGACACGCTCGTCGCCGGCGCGGGGCTCTGCCACCCGGACGCGGTGAACGTGCTGGTGCGCGAGGGGCCGCTGCGAGTGCGCGAGCTGATCGAGCTGGGGGTGCGCTTCACGCAGGAGGGCGAGGACCTCTCGCTCGGCCGCGAGGGCGGGCACTCGCGGCGGCGCATCGTGCGCGCGGCCGACCTCACCGGGCGCGAGATCGAGCGCGGGCTCCTCCACGCCGTCGCGGAGAGCCCCAACATCACCATCCTCGAGAACCACGCCGCCGTCGACCTGCTGACCGCCACCGATCCGGGGACGCTGGGCGAGCGCTGCTGCGGAGTGCTGGTGCTCGACACCGAGGCGGGCGAGCTGAAGCCGTTCCTGGCGCGCGCCGTGATGCTGGCCACCGGCGGCTGCGGCCAGGTCTACCGCCACACCACCAACCCCTCCATCGCGACGGGTGACGGGGTGGCGATGGCGTACAGGGCGGGGGCCAAGGTGGCGAACATGGAGTTCGTCCAGTTCCACCCTACTGCGCTGTACCCCGCGCGCGACAAGACCTTTCTGATCTCGGAGGCGGTGCGCGGCGAGGGGGCGGTGCTGCGGCGGACGGATGGGACGGCGTTCATGGACGGCTATCATCCGCTCGCCTCGCTGGCGCCGCGCGACGTGGTGGCGCGCGCCATCGACAGTGAGATGAAGCGGAGCGGCGACCCCTTCGTCCACCTCGACTGCTCCGCCATCGCGCCGGACGAGATCCGCGAGCGCTTCCCCAACATCCTGCGCGAGACGGCGGAGCGGGGGATCGACATGCTGCGCGAGCCCATCCCCGTCGTTCCCGCCGCGCACTACCTTTGCGGCGGCGTGCTGACCGACACCGACGGCCGCAGCTCCGTCCCCGGCCTGTACGCGGCGGGGGAGACGGCGTGCACGGGGGTGCACGGCGCGAACCGGCTGGCCTCCAACTCGCTGCTGGAGGCGCTCGTCTTCGCCCACCGCGCCGCCGAGCGCATCGGGCCGCAGCTCGCGGTCACGCGGATGCTGGAGCCCGCCGCCCTTCCGCCGCACCCCGCGGGCGAGGCGGCTTCGGTGGAGGGGCTGGAGGAGGAGCGCGAGCGGATCCGCAACATCATGTGGGACCTGGTGGGGATCGTGCGCTCCACCGCCCGCTTGGCCGAGGCCGAGGCGCGGCTGCGGCCCATCTATGCGCTGCTCAACGGGTTGTGGGCGGCGGCGCGTCCCACGGCGGAGCTGGTGGAGGTGCGCAACGTCATCCAGACCGCGCTGCTGATCGTGCGCTGCGCGGCCCAGCGCCACGAGAGCCGCGGGCTGCACTTCGACGAGGACCGCCCCTTCCGCGACAACGAGCACTCGCTGCGCGACACCATCATCGTGCGATGA
- the lpxB gene encoding lipid-A-disaccharide synthase → MKGPTIFISAGEESGDLHGGALAAALRERFPDARLLGLGGARMGAAGVELMAGLQELAVMGLAEVIRHLPFFYQLRKRVWAALAAEGVDLVIPIDYPGFNLRLARHARESGIPVLYYIAPQVWAWHKSRVRDLARDADRVAVVLPFEEEFLRGAGVKASFVGHPLLDREPPALDRDALVRAEGLDPTRPILGLFPGSRAQEVRRHLALFSEAARHVVERRPEVQPVIGTPGGIDNAVYEGAAWPRVLSAGGLLQYATAALVKSGTTTLEAGIAATPMVVVYKMNSASYAVAKRLVKVPHIALANLIAEERVAPEFVQDAATPDALADALLPLLDERSPERVVMVEGLRRIQGKLGGAGASRRVAEIAGELIAKGAR, encoded by the coding sequence ATGAAGGGGCCGACGATCTTCATCTCGGCCGGGGAGGAGTCGGGGGATCTGCACGGGGGGGCGCTGGCGGCGGCGCTGCGCGAGCGGTTTCCGGATGCGCGGCTGCTGGGGCTGGGCGGGGCGCGGATGGGGGCGGCGGGGGTGGAGCTGATGGCGGGGCTCCAGGAGCTCGCGGTGATGGGGCTGGCGGAGGTGATCCGGCATCTGCCCTTCTTCTACCAGCTGCGCAAGCGGGTGTGGGCGGCGCTGGCGGCGGAGGGGGTGGATCTCGTCATCCCCATCGACTATCCAGGCTTCAACCTGCGCCTCGCTCGGCACGCGCGGGAGAGCGGGATTCCCGTGCTGTACTACATCGCGCCGCAGGTGTGGGCGTGGCACAAGAGCCGGGTGCGCGACCTCGCCCGAGATGCGGACCGCGTCGCCGTGGTGCTGCCGTTCGAGGAGGAGTTCCTGCGCGGCGCCGGGGTGAAGGCGAGCTTCGTCGGTCATCCGCTCCTCGACCGCGAGCCGCCCGCGCTCGACCGGGACGCTCTGGTGCGGGCGGAGGGGCTGGATCCGACGCGGCCCATCCTGGGGCTCTTTCCCGGCTCGCGCGCGCAGGAGGTGAGGCGGCACCTGGCTTTGTTCTCGGAGGCTGCGCGACACGTGGTGGAGCGGCGGCCGGAGGTGCAGCCGGTGATCGGGACGCCCGGGGGGATCGATAACGCCGTGTACGAGGGTGCCGCCTGGCCGCGCGTGTTGAGCGCGGGCGGGCTGCTGCAGTACGCGACGGCGGCACTGGTGAAGAGCGGCACCACGACGCTGGAGGCCGGTATCGCCGCGACGCCGATGGTGGTCGTCTACAAGATGAATTCCGCGAGCTACGCGGTCGCTAAGCGGCTGGTCAAGGTGCCGCACATCGCCCTCGCCAACCTGATCGCGGAGGAGCGCGTCGCCCCCGAGTTCGTGCAGGACGCCGCCACGCCCGATGCTCTGGCGGACGCGCTGCTCCCGCTGCTGGACGAGCGCTCGCCGGAACGTGTGGTGATGGTGGAGGGGCTGCGCAGGATCCAGGGGAAGCTGGGCGGGGCGGGGGCGTCGCGGCGCGTGGCGGAGATCGCGGGCGAGCTGATCGCGAAGGGGGCGCGGTGA
- the bshC gene encoding bacillithiol biosynthesis cysteine-adding enzyme BshC, with the protein MSLRIEAEPIRGSRLVDDYMAGAPAISAFYAGHPLDPAAYREKLAEVQRRFDRPARERAAAALRPTSTGAAERLRRFVEEGGAMVTTGQQTGLFTGPLYTIHKILSAIRLAEALEAELGVLVLPVFWAASEDHDFAEVNHAWAVDNAGAIRRFGIQATDRRAVPMSEMRLGSDVESAFDGFAQAIGADGDASNIFTRVRAAYQPGRTVAEGFRDTIAELFSGFDLLVTDAADPALKQASAEILLAEAANAAEHERLVRAQTTLLELAGYPSQVLVAEGATNLFIHGVAGARGPGGRERLQRDGDGFIAPEIRRRFTQGELESLLRDQPGALSPNVFLRPVVESAVFPTLAYVGGPAETAYFAQIGPLFEALNIRMPLVFPRFAALIAPAEAEEARAALAITDEELRLPEHELIERVARRRIPPEVAEQLLALRRSIVSGFGSVIDAAHSIDPNLDLAIGARRNRAIVEVAKAERKIIRHVKRNDAELRRGTALARNHLRPNGQPQERVLTVFQYLIHQPTLLHDLAAAMHVQLRPAAVPA; encoded by the coding sequence TTGAGCCTGCGCATCGAAGCCGAGCCCATCCGCGGGTCGCGGCTGGTGGACGACTACATGGCGGGTGCGCCCGCGATCTCCGCGTTCTACGCCGGGCATCCGCTGGACCCCGCGGCGTACCGCGAAAAGCTGGCGGAGGTGCAGCGCCGCTTCGACCGCCCCGCGCGCGAGCGTGCGGCGGCCGCGCTGCGCCCCACCTCGACCGGCGCGGCGGAGCGGCTGCGGCGCTTCGTGGAGGAAGGCGGGGCGATGGTGACCACGGGCCAGCAGACCGGCCTCTTCACCGGCCCGCTCTACACGATCCACAAGATCCTCTCCGCCATCCGCCTGGCCGAAGCGCTGGAGGCGGAGCTCGGCGTGCTCGTCCTCCCCGTCTTCTGGGCCGCATCGGAGGACCACGATTTCGCCGAGGTGAACCACGCTTGGGCCGTCGATAACGCTGGCGCGATCCGCCGCTTCGGCATCCAGGCGACGGACCGGCGCGCCGTCCCTATGAGCGAAATGAGGCTCGGATCGGACGTAGAAAGCGCCTTCGATGGCTTCGCGCAAGCGATTGGTGCCGATGGCGATGCATCCAACATCTTCACACGCGTTCGAGCCGCTTACCAGCCTGGCCGTACGGTGGCGGAGGGGTTCCGCGACACCATCGCGGAGCTCTTTTCCGGCTTCGATCTCCTGGTCACCGACGCCGCCGATCCGGCGCTGAAGCAGGCCTCCGCGGAGATCCTCCTGGCCGAAGCGGCGAACGCGGCGGAGCACGAGCGGCTCGTCAGGGCCCAGACGACTCTGCTGGAACTTGCCGGCTATCCGTCGCAGGTCCTGGTGGCGGAGGGGGCGACGAACCTCTTCATCCACGGCGTGGCGGGCGCGCGCGGCCCCGGCGGTCGCGAACGGCTCCAGCGCGATGGTGACGGCTTCATCGCCCCCGAGATCCGCCGCCGCTTCACGCAAGGCGAGCTGGAATCGCTGCTGCGCGACCAGCCGGGCGCCCTCAGCCCCAACGTCTTCCTGCGCCCCGTGGTGGAATCGGCCGTCTTCCCGACGCTGGCGTACGTCGGCGGGCCGGCGGAGACGGCGTACTTCGCGCAGATCGGACCGCTCTTCGAGGCGCTGAACATCCGCATGCCGCTCGTCTTCCCGCGCTTCGCCGCGCTGATCGCGCCCGCGGAGGCGGAAGAGGCGCGCGCCGCCCTCGCTATTACCGACGAGGAGCTGCGCCTTCCCGAACACGAGCTGATCGAGCGTGTCGCGCGGCGCCGCATCCCGCCCGAAGTCGCGGAACAGCTCCTGGCGCTCCGCCGTTCCATCGTCAGCGGCTTCGGGAGCGTGATCGATGCGGCGCATTCCATCGACCCCAACCTGGATCTCGCTATCGGGGCGCGGCGCAACCGGGCGATTGTGGAAGTCGCGAAGGCGGAGCGGAAAATCATTCGCCACGTGAAGCGCAACGACGCGGAGCTGCGGCGCGGCACCGCGTTGGCGCGCAACCACTTGCGTCCGAACGGCCAGCCGCAGGAGCGCGTGCTCACCGTCTTCCAGTACCTGATACACCAGCCGACGCTCCTGCACGACTTGGCGGCGGCCATGCACGTGCAGCTCCGCCCCGCGGCCGTGCCCGCGTGA
- a CDS encoding tetraacyldisaccharide 4'-kinase has product MSLRTWVPRWWAGDAGAAGAVLSAALLPAEAGFRGVAALRNAAYDRAVLRVERAPVPVVSIGNLAVGGAGKTPVAAWVAARLREQGRRPGIALRGYGEDEVLVHRELNPQVPVFAAARRIEAARAAAQAGCDVVVLDDGFQHRALARDLDLVLIAVEGWQARPRVLPRGPWREGPGALGRAGVVVLTRKSAPRARAEAVAREVERWAVGKAVVGCHLAPGRLAALHEGADLDPRSLTGRDVLAVAALADPGPFVEHLRAAGARVEEALFGDHHAFTSAEAAGLADRAGERVVVMTHKDAVKLRGLLPANVRAYVLEQTVRFDWGEEALLAALERMPG; this is encoded by the coding sequence GTGAGCTTGCGGACGTGGGTGCCGCGGTGGTGGGCGGGGGATGCGGGCGCGGCGGGGGCGGTGCTCAGCGCGGCGCTGCTGCCGGCGGAGGCAGGGTTCCGCGGGGTGGCGGCGCTGAGGAACGCGGCGTACGATCGGGCGGTGCTGCGCGTGGAGCGGGCGCCCGTGCCGGTGGTGAGTATCGGCAACCTCGCGGTCGGCGGAGCGGGGAAGACGCCGGTGGCGGCCTGGGTGGCGGCGCGGCTGCGGGAGCAAGGGCGCAGGCCGGGGATCGCGCTGCGTGGGTACGGGGAGGATGAGGTGCTCGTGCATCGCGAGCTCAATCCCCAGGTGCCGGTGTTCGCGGCGGCGCGGAGGATCGAGGCGGCGCGGGCGGCGGCGCAGGCGGGGTGCGACGTGGTGGTGCTCGATGACGGATTCCAGCACCGGGCGCTGGCGCGGGATCTGGATTTGGTGCTGATCGCGGTGGAGGGGTGGCAGGCGAGGCCTCGCGTGCTCCCGCGCGGGCCCTGGCGCGAGGGCCCGGGGGCGCTGGGGCGCGCGGGTGTGGTGGTGCTCACGCGCAAGTCCGCGCCGCGCGCGCGGGCGGAGGCGGTCGCGCGCGAGGTGGAGCGGTGGGCGGTGGGTAAGGCTGTCGTGGGCTGTCACCTGGCGCCGGGGAGGCTCGCGGCGTTGCACGAAGGGGCCGATCTCGACCCGCGCTCGCTCACAGGGCGCGATGTGCTGGCGGTGGCGGCGCTGGCGGACCCGGGGCCGTTCGTGGAGCACCTGCGCGCGGCGGGGGCGAGGGTGGAGGAGGCGCTGTTCGGGGATCATCACGCGTTCACGAGCGCGGAGGCGGCGGGGCTGGCGGACAGGGCGGGGGAGCGGGTGGTGGTGATGACGCACAAGGATGCGGTCAAGCTTCGGGGGCTGCTCCCGGCAAACGTGCGGGCGTACGTGCTGGAGCAGACGGTCCGTTTCGACTGGGGCGAAGAGGCGCTGCTTGCGGCGCTGGAGAGGATGCCGGGATGA